A DNA window from Naumovozyma dairenensis CBS 421 chromosome 7, complete genome contains the following coding sequences:
- the YFH7 gene encoding Yfh7p (similar to Saccharomyces cerevisiae YFR007W; ancestral locus Anc_8.101), with translation MVDIAQLKGEILEFLKQKITTNYRIAIVIVGPPGSGKSTIATRLANELNNDYNAYLESHPSVKPSFNHSTENIDLLSDIPEIDPDLKKELTACDGISKRLVEDLEFRPVKYSINQDETLVIGRGGLPNSIQVRSSKNKQNNDDANKSGNIAQIIPMDGFHLSKACLDEFKDPKQAHKRRGSPPTFDSNNYLELCRLLGKTCIISPPRKDRNDMEENIMEEIASTFIDNVPEICVSGFDHALGDPTRGDICISNDTRILIFEGLYLLYDQENWSKIYPVLMETGAVLVWNIDSDEKLIEERVAKRHLKSGLVNSLREGIDKFKQNDLLNARSIRKHAIKAKNISTIHNEVPL, from the coding sequence ATGGTTGATATTGCTCAATTAAAAGGAGAAATCCTCGagtttttgaaacaaaaaataactACAAATTATAGAATTGCTATCGTCATTGTCGGTCCACCTGGTTCAGGGAAATCCACCATAGCAACAAGGTTAGCTAATGAATTAAACAATGATTACAATGCTTATTTGGAATCACATCCTTCTGTGAAACCAAGCTTCAATCATTCGACAGAGAATATAGATTTACTGTCAGATATTCCAGAAATCGATccagatttgaaaaaagagCTTACCGCTTGTGATGGAATTTCAAAACGTTTAGTCGAGGATTTAGAGTTTAGACCGGTCAAGTATTCAATTAATCAAGATGAAACGCTGGTTATAGGAAGAGGTGGTCTACCAAATTCAATCCAAGTACGAAGCTCAAAAAATAAGCAGAACAATGATGATGCAAATAAAAGCGGCAACATTGCACAAATTATTCCAATGGACGGTTTCCATTTATCAAAGGCATGCCTagatgaatttaaagatcCTAAACAAGCACATAAGAGACGTGGATCTCCTCCAACTTTCGATAGTAATAATTATCTTGAATTGTGTCGATTACTAGGTAAGACATGCATTATAAGTCCTCCTCGCAAGGATAGGAACGATATGGAAGAAAACATAATGGAAGAAATTGCCTCTACATTTATCGATAATGTTCCAGAGATATGTGTTTCTGGCTTTGATCATGCTCTCGGGGATCCAACTAGGGGAGATATTTGTATATCTAATGATACTAGAATATTAATCTTTGAAggattatatttattatacgATCAAGAAAATTGGTCCAAAATCTATCCCGTTTTAATGGAAACAGGAGCAGTCTTGGTATGGAATATAGATAGCGATGAAAAGCTCATTGAAGAACGAGTAGCTAAAAGACATTTAAAATCCGGTTTAGTAAATTCATTACGAGAAGGTATTGATAAGTTCAAACAAAACGATTTGCTGAA